A window of Apium graveolens cultivar Ventura chromosome 8, ASM990537v1, whole genome shotgun sequence contains these coding sequences:
- the LOC141678485 gene encoding polygalacturonase-like, with the protein MSSSYLLLLFFLLNSSTSSATITYNILHYGAKSGGKSDSSKAFLSAWGAACATTSPATIYVPQGRFLLKNVYFYGEHCRNRAITIRIDGVLAAPSDYNVLGNSGSWIKFERVTGVSIYGGTLDGQGTSLWACKHSGKKCPQGAKSLAFYNSNKIIISGLASINSQMFHIVMDGCHNVKLQGVRVSASGNSPNTDGIHLQSSSGVTVLNSHISTGDDCISIGPGNSNVWIEKIACGPGHGISIGSLGWAQQEPGVQNVTVKSVTFTGTENGVRIKTWARPSHGFVKGVLFQHLQMVNVQNPIIIDQNYCPGEKNCPHQASDIKISGVTYEDIHGTSATEVGVKLDCSKAYPCDRIRLEDVKLTYKNKPVEAICTNVGGKLLASADDNSCLL; encoded by the exons ATGTCCTCCAGTTATCTCCTGCTTCTATTCTTCCTCTTAAActcatcaacatcatcagcaacAATCACATACAATATTCTTCATTACGGAGCCAAATCTGGAGGCAAATCCGATTCATCCAAAGCATTCCTGAGTGCATGGGGAGCTGCATGTGCGACAACTAGTCCTGCCACCATCTATGTCCCACAGGGGAGGTTCTTGCTTAAGAATGTCTATTTTTATGGTGAACATTGCAGAAACCGTGCAATCACTATACGTATAGACGGGGTGCTAGCAGCTCCGTCGGATTACAATGTGCTGGGGAACTCCGGGAGCTGGATCAAGTTTGAGAGAGTTACTGGTGTTTCCATTTACGGGGGGACTTTAGATGGACAAGGAACTTCACTTTGGGCTTGCAAACATTCTGGCAAGAAATGTCCCCAAGGAGCAAAG TCACTGGCCTTCTACAATTCCAACAAGATCATTATCAGTGGGCTAGCATCGATAAACAGTCAGATGTTTCACATAGTTATGGATGGTTGTCACAATGTGAAGCTGCAAGGTGTAAGAGTTTCTGCATCAGGCAACAGCCCCAATACAGACGGCATTCATTTGCAATCATCATCCGGAGTTACGGTCTTAAACTCCCATATTAGCACAGGAGATGATTGTATCTCAATCGGCCCTGGAAACTCTAATGTGTGGATCGAAAAAATAGCTTGCGGCCCTGGTCACGGAATAAG CATTGGAAGTTTAGGCTGGGCACAACAAGAGCCTGGGGTTCAGAATGTGACGGTGAAGTCGGTTACATTTACCGGGACTGAAAATGGTGTGAGGATAAAAACATGGGCTAGGCCTAGCCATGGCTTTGTCAAGGGAGTTCTGTTCCAGCACCTACAAATGGTCAATGTCCAAAATCCTATTATCATTGACCAGAACTATTGCCCTGGAGAAAAAAACTGTCCTCATCAG GCCTCGGACATCAAGATAAGTGGTGTGACATACGAAGATATTCATGGAACATCAGCAACAGAAGTAGGAGTTAAACTCGATTGCAGTAAGGCGTATCCATGCGACCGGATAAGGTTGGAGGATGTTAAACTCACTTATAAAAACAAGCCTGTTGAAGCAATATGTACTAATGTTGGAGGAAAATTACTTGCTTCCGCGGATGACAACAGCTGTTTGTTATAA